A single window of Anderseniella sp. Alg231-50 DNA harbors:
- the smpB gene encoding SsrA-binding protein SmpB yields MSSKSGGAKRRSGNPVIADNRRARFDFEIMDNLEVGVMLTGTEVKSLRASKATIAESYVQVKNGELWWVNAHIPEYNQGNRFNHEPRRIRKLLAHAREIARLGQAVDREGLTIVPLKIYFNERGRVKLEIALAKGKKVHDKRQAEKKRDWQRDKARLMRERG; encoded by the coding sequence ATGTCTTCCAAAAGCGGTGGTGCTAAACGGCGCTCGGGCAATCCGGTCATAGCTGACAATCGTCGTGCGCGGTTCGACTTCGAGATCATGGACAATCTCGAGGTTGGCGTCATGCTGACCGGCACCGAGGTCAAGTCGTTGCGCGCCTCTAAGGCGACCATTGCCGAAAGCTATGTCCAGGTGAAAAACGGCGAGTTGTGGTGGGTCAACGCGCATATCCCGGAGTACAATCAGGGCAACCGGTTCAATCACGAGCCGCGCCGGATACGCAAGCTATTGGCCCATGCCCGCGAAATTGCCCGACTTGGCCAGGCGGTGGACCGGGAAGGGCTGACCATCGTGCCGTTGAAAATCTACTTCAACGAGCGTGGCCGGGTGAAACTGGAAATTGCCCTCGCCAAGGGCAAGAAAGTTCACGACAAGCGCCAGGCGGAAAAGAAACGCGACTGGCAGCGCGACAAGGCACGGTTGATGCGCGAAAGAGGCTGA
- the dapA gene encoding 4-hydroxy-tetrahydrodipicolinate synthase: MDARFHGSFPALITPFKDGKVDEAAFRKLIEWHIAEGTHGIVPVGTTGESPTLSHDEHKRVVEIAVETAAGRIPVIAGAGSNSTAEAVDFAVHAQQAGADAALSVVPYYNKPTQQGLYEHFAAVARAVPDLPIFVYNVPGRTVAEISVETLACLDRDFANIIGTKDATADLARPSLQRLASGDKFIQLSGEDGTALAFNAHGGTGCISVTANVAPRLCAEFQEATLAGDYAKALTIQDRLMPLHSALFCETSPSPVKYAVSLLGHALEDARLPILPATEGARQQVKAAMVHAGLLN, translated from the coding sequence ATGGATGCACGTTTTCACGGCTCTTTTCCCGCGCTTATTACCCCGTTCAAGGACGGCAAAGTGGATGAAGCCGCATTTCGCAAACTCATCGAATGGCACATCGCGGAAGGAACCCACGGTATCGTGCCGGTAGGCACGACCGGTGAATCGCCGACGCTGAGCCATGACGAGCACAAGCGTGTCGTCGAGATTGCCGTGGAAACGGCAGCCGGGCGCATTCCGGTGATTGCCGGTGCCGGGTCAAACTCCACTGCGGAGGCGGTCGATTTTGCCGTGCATGCACAGCAAGCAGGTGCGGATGCGGCTCTTTCGGTTGTTCCTTACTACAACAAGCCGACCCAGCAGGGCCTGTATGAGCATTTTGCCGCCGTGGCCAGAGCTGTGCCGGACCTGCCGATTTTTGTGTACAATGTGCCGGGTAGAACCGTCGCTGAAATCTCGGTAGAAACGCTGGCGTGCCTGGACAGGGATTTTGCCAATATCATCGGCACCAAGGATGCAACGGCAGACCTGGCGCGACCATCGCTGCAACGCCTGGCGTCAGGTGACAAGTTCATCCAGTTGTCCGGTGAAGACGGGACAGCGCTGGCGTTCAACGCCCATGGCGGGACAGGATGCATCTCGGTGACGGCAAATGTCGCGCCGCGCCTGTGTGCGGAGTTCCAGGAAGCAACGCTTGCCGGCGACTATGCCAAGGCGCTGACCATCCAGGACAGGCTGATGCCGCTGCATTCTGCGCTGTTTTGTGAAACCAGCCCGTCACCCGTCAAATATGCAGTGAGCCTTTTGGGGCATGCACTTGAAGACGCGAGGTTGCCGATCCTTCCGGCCACCGAAGGCGCGCGTCAGCAGGTCAAGGCCGCCATGGTGCACGCAGGCCTGCTGAACTGA